Proteins from a genomic interval of Arthrobacter sp. CAN_C5:
- the mmsA gene encoding multiple monosaccharide ABC transporter ATP-binding protein, whose product MPLEHHKILEMRSITKEFPGVKALDQVSITVEAGEIHAICGENGAGKSTLMKVLSGLYPHGTYDGAIIFQGKEVEFKDIRSSETAGIVIIHQELALIPELSIAENIFLGNEPGKRGVIDWDSVNAQTLELMARVGLREEANTPVKDIGVGKQQLVEIAKALSKSVKLLILDEPTAALNESDSQHLLDLMAGLRSKGITCIMISHKLNEIEQIADSITIIRDGKTIETLHVKNDGVDEDRIIRGMVGRSLESRFPDHTPTIGETFFEVRNWTVGHPAVADRLVCKDSSFKVRRGEIVGFAGLMGAGRTELARSIFGRSYGNFISGEIYKDGELVTLKSVPSAIKHGLAYVTEDRKSLGLNLLDDIKTTTVSAALKKITHGLVVDNDEEFVVAEKYRKSLRTKTPSVNEGVAKLSGGNQQKVVLAKWMFTDPDLLILDEPTRGIDVGAKYEIYGIIQQLANQGKGVIVISSELPELLGISDRIYTIFEGAITGELARGEADQESLMKLMTARRKTA is encoded by the coding sequence ATGCCTTTGGAACATCACAAGATCCTGGAAATGCGTTCCATCACCAAGGAATTCCCGGGCGTCAAAGCCCTCGACCAGGTTTCCATCACCGTCGAGGCCGGCGAAATTCATGCCATCTGCGGCGAAAACGGTGCCGGAAAATCCACCCTGATGAAGGTCCTTTCCGGGCTGTACCCCCACGGAACCTACGACGGCGCCATCATCTTCCAGGGCAAAGAGGTTGAATTCAAGGACATCCGGTCCAGCGAAACAGCTGGCATTGTGATCATTCATCAGGAACTCGCCCTGATCCCTGAGCTCTCCATTGCCGAGAACATCTTCCTGGGCAACGAACCCGGTAAACGCGGAGTCATCGACTGGGATTCGGTGAACGCCCAGACCCTCGAGCTGATGGCCAGGGTGGGTCTCCGCGAGGAGGCCAACACCCCGGTCAAGGACATCGGCGTCGGCAAGCAGCAGCTCGTCGAGATTGCCAAGGCCCTGAGCAAGTCTGTGAAGCTGCTGATCCTCGACGAGCCCACGGCAGCGCTGAACGAATCCGACTCGCAGCACCTCCTCGATTTGATGGCCGGGCTACGTTCCAAGGGCATCACCTGCATCATGATTTCTCACAAGCTCAACGAGATCGAACAGATCGCCGACTCCATCACGATCATCCGTGACGGCAAAACCATCGAGACGCTGCATGTGAAGAACGACGGCGTCGACGAGGACCGGATTATCCGGGGCATGGTGGGGCGGTCGCTTGAATCACGCTTCCCCGACCACACGCCGACGATCGGGGAGACCTTCTTCGAGGTCCGCAACTGGACCGTGGGCCACCCGGCCGTAGCGGACCGGCTGGTCTGCAAGGACTCCAGCTTCAAGGTCCGTCGGGGTGAAATCGTGGGGTTTGCCGGCCTGATGGGCGCAGGACGCACTGAGCTGGCCCGCTCCATCTTCGGACGCTCCTACGGGAACTTCATCTCGGGTGAGATTTATAAGGACGGCGAACTCGTCACCCTCAAGTCGGTGCCGTCGGCTATCAAGCACGGTCTGGCCTACGTGACTGAGGACCGGAAATCGCTCGGCCTGAACCTGCTCGACGACATCAAGACCACCACCGTGTCCGCGGCCTTGAAAAAAATCACCCATGGGCTGGTAGTGGACAACGACGAGGAATTCGTGGTGGCCGAGAAGTACCGCAAGTCGTTGAGGACCAAGACACCGTCCGTCAACGAGGGCGTCGCCAAACTTTCGGGCGGCAACCAGCAGAAGGTTGTCCTCGCCAAGTGGATGTTCACCGACCCCGACCTGCTGATCCTCGACGAGCCCACCCGGGGGATCGACGTCGGCGCCAAGTACGAGATTTACGGGATCATCCAGCAGCTGGCCAACCAGGGCAAGGGAGTGATTGTCATCTCCTCCGAACTGCCGGAACTGCTGGGCATCTCGGACCGCATCTACACCATCTTCGAGGGAGCCATCACAGGCGAGCTCGCCCGTGGAGAGGCCGACCAGGAATCGCTGATGAAACTTATGACCGCCCGCAGGAAGACTGCCTAG
- the mmsB gene encoding multiple monosaccharide ABC transporter permease gives MKSLKQLFGGDTRQFGMIFALLALVVFFQIMTGGNTLTSGNMMNLFNGNSYILILAIGMVLVIIAGHIDLSVGSVAAFAGIVVAIVMRDWGLPWYLGIVVGLLLGALIGAWQGFWVAYVGIPAFIVTLAGMLLFRGANQFVGQSNTVPVPQEFRFIGAGYLPEVGPNIGYNNLTLLLGFALIAAVIYNEMRTRKRIAKIGAEAPPVWVSVVKMSLLSAVILYATYLFATGNPGTSFPVPGLILGALVIIYGFISTKTIIGRHVYAVGGNRHAAKLSGVRSRRVDFLVMMNMSILAALAGMIFVGRSTASGPFDGVGWELDAIAAVFIGGAAVTGGVGTVVGSVIGGLVMAVLNNGLQLLGVGADLTQIIKGLVLLVAVAFDVYNKSQGKPSITGLIMKNFGNKGKPEVPTATETVISNDVSAR, from the coding sequence ATGAAATCCCTCAAACAACTCTTTGGCGGCGATACGCGGCAGTTCGGGATGATCTTCGCCCTGCTTGCCCTGGTCGTCTTCTTCCAGATCATGACCGGCGGTAACACCCTCACCTCCGGCAACATGATGAACCTGTTCAACGGCAACTCGTACATTCTGATCCTCGCCATCGGTATGGTGCTCGTCATTATCGCCGGCCACATTGACCTGTCGGTCGGTTCCGTCGCCGCGTTCGCGGGGATCGTCGTCGCCATCGTGATGCGGGACTGGGGGTTGCCCTGGTACCTGGGCATCGTCGTCGGGCTGCTCCTGGGAGCGCTAATTGGGGCATGGCAAGGCTTCTGGGTGGCCTACGTCGGTATCCCGGCGTTCATCGTCACGCTGGCCGGCATGCTGCTGTTCCGCGGTGCCAACCAGTTCGTGGGGCAGTCGAACACCGTTCCCGTCCCCCAGGAGTTCCGGTTCATCGGCGCCGGATACCTGCCGGAGGTCGGACCGAACATCGGCTACAACAACCTGACCCTGCTGCTCGGATTCGCGCTGATCGCGGCCGTGATCTACAACGAGATGCGCACCCGGAAGCGGATTGCCAAGATCGGGGCCGAAGCGCCGCCCGTCTGGGTCTCGGTTGTCAAAATGTCGCTCCTCTCAGCTGTCATTCTGTACGCGACTTACCTGTTCGCCACCGGCAATCCCGGTACGTCCTTCCCCGTTCCCGGACTGATCCTCGGCGCACTGGTGATCATCTACGGGTTCATCTCCACCAAGACCATCATCGGCCGTCACGTCTACGCCGTCGGTGGCAACCGTCACGCGGCAAAGCTCTCCGGCGTGCGTAGCCGCCGGGTCGACTTCCTGGTCATGATGAACATGTCCATCCTGGCGGCGCTGGCCGGCATGATCTTCGTGGGCCGCTCCACGGCGTCGGGTCCGTTCGACGGCGTCGGCTGGGAACTCGATGCCATCGCCGCCGTCTTTATCGGTGGCGCAGCCGTCACCGGCGGTGTGGGCACGGTGGTGGGCTCCGTGATCGGCGGGCTCGTCATGGCTGTGCTGAACAACGGTCTGCAACTGCTCGGCGTCGGCGCCGACCTGACGCAGATCATCAAGGGCCTCGTGTTGCTGGTCGCCGTCGCCTTCGACGTCTACAACAAGAGCCAGGGCAAGCCCTCCATCACCGGGCTGATTATGAAGAATTTTGGCAACAAGGGGAAACCCGAAGTGCCGACAGCCACCGAGACGGTCATATCCAATGACGTCTCGGCCCGCTAA
- a CDS encoding sugar-binding protein: MRKYARSFAAIAAISALAISGCGRDAGTETEGEGGFEEGAAIGVALPQKTSENWVLAEGLFNDGLTEAGYDPDVQFANGGVSEQQNQISSMITNGVEVLIVGAIDGAQLGTQLAQAKEAGITVIAYDRLLTNTEDVDYYVAYDNFQVGELQGQALLDGMAEQGEGPYNIELFAGSPDDANAQVFFDGAMSILEPEIESGNVVVASGQTEFNQAVTQGWEAGNAQTRMDTLLTGTYGSEELDGVLSPNDTLARAILTSVQASGKDLPIVTGQDSEVESVKSIMAGEQYSTINKDTRALVSHAIEMVEGLGAGEELEINDPDSYDNGVKVVPAYLLEPQIVTMENAAEAYENDPTLSEIVNE, translated from the coding sequence ATGCGTAAGTACGCACGATCATTTGCGGCAATCGCCGCGATTTCAGCACTGGCCATTTCTGGTTGCGGCCGCGATGCCGGGACAGAAACCGAAGGAGAAGGCGGATTTGAGGAGGGTGCTGCGATCGGTGTGGCCCTGCCCCAAAAGACGTCCGAGAACTGGGTGCTCGCTGAGGGCCTGTTCAATGACGGCCTGACCGAGGCCGGCTACGACCCCGACGTTCAGTTCGCCAACGGTGGCGTTTCCGAGCAGCAGAACCAGATCAGCTCAATGATCACCAACGGCGTCGAGGTACTGATTGTTGGTGCCATTGACGGCGCTCAGCTGGGCACCCAGCTCGCCCAGGCGAAGGAAGCCGGCATCACTGTTATCGCATATGACCGGTTGCTGACCAACACGGAAGACGTCGACTACTACGTGGCTTACGACAACTTCCAGGTGGGCGAGCTGCAGGGCCAGGCACTGCTCGATGGCATGGCTGAGCAAGGCGAAGGCCCCTACAACATCGAGCTGTTCGCTGGTTCACCCGATGACGCCAACGCCCAGGTCTTCTTCGACGGTGCGATGAGCATCCTCGAGCCAGAGATCGAATCCGGCAACGTCGTCGTCGCCTCCGGCCAGACCGAATTCAACCAGGCTGTCACCCAGGGCTGGGAGGCCGGCAACGCGCAGACCCGCATGGACACCCTCCTCACCGGCACCTACGGTTCCGAGGAACTGGACGGCGTCCTCTCCCCTAACGACACCCTGGCCCGCGCCATCCTGACCTCGGTCCAGGCCAGCGGCAAGGACCTCCCCATCGTCACCGGGCAGGACTCCGAGGTCGAATCGGTCAAGTCCATCATGGCCGGTGAGCAGTACTCCACCATCAACAAGGACACCCGCGCCCTCGTCTCTCATGCCATTGAAATGGTCGAGGGACTGGGTGCAGGCGAGGAGCTCGAGATCAACGATCCCGACTCCTACGACAACGGCGTCAAGGTGGTGCCGGCGTACCTGCTGGAACCACAGATCGTCACCATGGAAAACGCTGCCGAAGCCTACGAGAACGATCCAACGCTCTCCGAGATCGTCAACGAGTAA
- a CDS encoding Gfo/Idh/MocA family protein: MNSLHPVQQIPRPPCAAPGAPSPFAATGRTLRWGVVATGGIATSVTQDMAGLEDGVLHAVSSRSEASARAFAEEFGFESSYHDADGVTGYQRLFNDPAVDVVYIATPHAQHYEVAKAALTAGKHVLCEKAFTVNAREAGELIDLARANNLFLMEALWSRFLPSVNRAWDIIHSGELGQIQWVQADLGFPSDHGSAHRLWDPAAGGGALLDLGVYPLTWALGSLGFPSAVTATAVLNDDGVDTQNALTLTYGNGAQAQLTTSLVASCPGQATVVGTKGWLRSGSVLHNPRELTVQLHQGEQRVETFDQAGRGYVYELRETTRCIQEGLTESPTMPWADTLDTMRLLDGVRGQLGMRYANDG, encoded by the coding sequence ATGAACTCCCTTCATCCTGTGCAGCAGATCCCCCGACCACCCTGCGCCGCTCCCGGTGCCCCCAGTCCGTTCGCCGCCACCGGCCGCACCCTCCGCTGGGGCGTTGTCGCCACCGGCGGCATCGCCACCAGCGTCACCCAGGACATGGCCGGACTGGAGGACGGAGTGCTGCACGCCGTCAGTTCCCGGTCCGAGGCGTCCGCGCGGGCCTTCGCCGAGGAGTTCGGGTTTGAGTCAAGCTACCACGACGCCGACGGCGTGACCGGCTACCAGCGCCTGTTCAACGATCCCGCCGTCGACGTCGTCTACATTGCGACGCCCCACGCCCAGCACTACGAGGTGGCCAAGGCTGCGCTCACCGCGGGCAAGCATGTCCTGTGTGAAAAGGCATTCACCGTCAACGCACGGGAAGCCGGCGAACTGATCGACCTGGCACGGGCCAACAACCTGTTCCTGATGGAAGCCCTGTGGTCGCGCTTCCTGCCGAGCGTCAACCGGGCCTGGGACATCATCCACTCCGGCGAACTGGGCCAGATCCAGTGGGTCCAGGCGGACCTGGGCTTCCCGTCAGACCATGGCAGCGCCCACCGGCTGTGGGACCCGGCGGCAGGCGGCGGTGCACTGCTGGACCTGGGCGTGTACCCGCTGACCTGGGCTCTCGGTTCACTCGGCTTCCCCTCCGCAGTGACCGCCACTGCGGTCCTGAACGACGACGGCGTCGACACCCAGAACGCACTCACCCTCACCTACGGCAATGGCGCGCAGGCCCAGTTGACGACGTCGCTGGTGGCCTCCTGCCCTGGCCAGGCGACAGTGGTGGGCACCAAAGGCTGGCTAAGGTCTGGCTCGGTCCTCCACAACCCGCGCGAGCTCACCGTGCAGCTGCACCAGGGCGAGCAGCGGGTCGAAACGTTCGATCAGGCCGGCCGCGGGTACGTGTACGAGTTGCGCGAAACCACCCGGTGCATCCAGGAGGGCCTGACGGAAAGCCCGACCATGCCCTGGGCCGATACCCTCGACACCATGCGCCTCCTCGACGGGGTGCGTGGCCAGTTGGGCATGCGGTACGCCAACGACGGCTGA
- a CDS encoding NADP-dependent isocitrate dehydrogenase: protein MADAPATKIKVQGSVVELDGDEMTRIIWQFIKDRLINPYLDVDLKYYDLSIQNRDATDDQVTIDAANAIKEHGVGVKCATITPDEARVEEFGLKKMWVSPNGTIRNILGGVVFREPIIISNIPRLVPGWNKPIIIGRHAHGDQYKSTNFKVPGPGKVTMMFEPADGSEPMKFDVVTMPEEGGVAMGMYNFNESIRDFARASFAYGLQREYPVYLSTKNTILKAYDGQFKDLFQEVFDAEFKDQFEAAGLTYEHRLIDDMVASAMKWEGGYVWACKNYDGDVQSDTVAQGFGSLGLMTSVLMTPDGKTVEAEAAHGTVTRHFRQHQQGKPTSTNPIASIFAWTRGLMHRGKLDNTPEVITFAETLEDVVIKTVESGHMTKDLAALVGPDQAYQTTEEFLATLDDNLKARLG, encoded by the coding sequence GTCGACCTGAAGTACTACGACCTCTCCATCCAGAACCGCGATGCGACCGATGACCAGGTCACCATCGACGCGGCGAACGCCATCAAGGAGCACGGTGTGGGCGTCAAGTGCGCCACCATCACCCCCGACGAGGCACGCGTAGAAGAGTTCGGCCTGAAGAAGATGTGGGTTTCGCCCAACGGCACCATCCGCAACATCCTCGGCGGCGTCGTCTTCCGCGAACCCATCATCATCTCCAACATCCCGCGCCTGGTGCCGGGCTGGAACAAGCCCATCATCATCGGCCGCCACGCACACGGCGACCAGTACAAGTCCACCAACTTCAAGGTGCCCGGCCCCGGCAAGGTCACCATGATGTTCGAGCCCGCCGACGGCTCCGAGCCGATGAAGTTCGACGTCGTCACCATGCCTGAAGAGGGCGGCGTGGCCATGGGCATGTACAACTTCAACGAGTCCATCCGCGACTTCGCCCGGGCGTCCTTCGCCTACGGCCTGCAGCGCGAATACCCCGTGTACCTGTCCACGAAGAACACCATCCTGAAGGCCTACGACGGCCAGTTCAAGGATCTCTTCCAGGAAGTCTTCGACGCCGAGTTCAAGGATCAGTTCGAGGCAGCTGGCCTGACCTACGAGCACCGCCTGATCGACGACATGGTGGCTTCCGCCATGAAGTGGGAAGGCGGCTACGTCTGGGCCTGCAAGAACTACGACGGCGACGTCCAGTCCGACACCGTCGCCCAGGGCTTCGGCTCGCTGGGTCTGATGACCTCAGTGCTGATGACCCCGGATGGCAAGACCGTCGAGGCGGAGGCTGCCCACGGCACGGTGACCCGTCACTTCCGCCAGCACCAGCAGGGCAAGCCAACCTCCACCAACCCGATCGCGTCGATCTTCGCGTGGACCCGTGGGCTGATGCACCGCGGCAAGCTGGACAACACCCCCGAGGTCATCACTTTCGCTGAGACCCTCGAGGACGTTGTCATCAAGACCGTCGAGTCCGGCCACATGACCAAGGACCTCGCGGCCCTGGTTGGACCGGATCAGGCCTACCAGACCACCGAGGAGTTCCTTGCGACCCTCGATGACAACCTGAAGGCACGCCTGGGCTAG